The following are encoded together in the Campylobacter devanensis genome:
- a CDS encoding nucleotidyltransferase family protein, with protein MNINSLKLSPTSSIKEALKIIDSGALQMALVVNSDGKLLGTISDGDIRRGLLSSMELTQSIESLYYRTPIVSHSLHVSPDIIAKAKAKNIRYIPIIDENDIATAIVNIYEPNFKKPNQVILMAGGLGTRLRPLTNQIPKPMLHVGPKPILQTIIESFLANGYSDFTICVNYKAEIITNYFGDGKKFGVNINYVFEDKRLGTAGALSLINPPKDDFFVMNGDLLTNTDFTKLHDYHTAHKSVATMCVREYEMQVPYGVVNLDDNTIKSITEKPRQKFHVSAGIYMLNPQILNFIPKNEYLDMPDLFNSLATKNQNPKAYLINEEWLDIGRIEEYNLANELYSEIFS; from the coding sequence ATGAATATAAACTCTCTAAAGCTAAGCCCAACTAGCAGTATAAAAGAGGCTCTTAAAATAATCGATAGTGGCGCACTCCAAATGGCGCTAGTTGTAAATAGCGATGGCAAACTTTTAGGTACAATTAGTGATGGTGATATTAGGCGAGGATTATTAAGCTCAATGGAGCTAACTCAAAGTATTGAATCCCTATACTATCGCACGCCTATAGTTTCGCACTCGTTGCATGTCTCTCCAGATATCATTGCTAAAGCCAAAGCTAAAAATATACGCTACATTCCAATTATCGATGAAAATGATATCGCAACTGCTATTGTTAATATTTATGAACCAAACTTTAAAAAACCAAACCAGGTTATATTAATGGCTGGCGGATTAGGCACAAGGCTTCGCCCGCTAACTAATCAAATTCCAAAGCCAATGCTTCATGTAGGTCCAAAACCAATTCTACAAACAATCATAGAAAGCTTTCTTGCAAATGGGTATAGCGATTTTACTATTTGTGTCAATTACAAGGCTGAGATTATTACAAACTACTTTGGCGATGGAAAGAAATTTGGTGTAAACATAAACTATGTTTTTGAAGATAAACGCCTTGGTACAGCTGGGGCGCTAAGCTTGATAAATCCACCAAAAGATGATTTTTTTGTAATGAATGGCGACCTGCTAACAAATACTGATTTTACTAAACTTCACGACTATCATACAGCTCACAAATCTGTTGCTACAATGTGTGTGCGAGAATATGAGATGCAAGTGCCATATGGAGTGGTAAATTTAGATGATAATACTATCAAATCTATCACTGAAAAGCCACGCCAAAAATTCCATGTAAGTGCTGGAATCTATATGTTAAACCCACAAATCCTAAATTTTATTCCAAAAAATGAGTATCTAGATATGCCAGATCTTTTTAACTCTTTAGCTACTAAGAATCAAAATCCAAAAGCTTATCTAATTAATGAAGAGTGGCTAGATA